From a single Micromonospora sp. WMMD1102 genomic region:
- a CDS encoding DUF4139 domain-containing protein has protein sequence MTPPSPPVDAPIVAVTVYPDRARITRRADLRLPPGEHRVRIGALPLGLLRESLRVGGHGPATVLGVDVVTEVLPRATEGTAAELAQRRREIAAELAELADAEAVEGQRADFLALLTQRAGASYARALAAGDATPGDVAGFTDSVAEQTAAGQARRRELARRQEEARERLAAVEREIGALAGRRSPDRLAAEVILRVEADGDGGPADPEPTAEVQLELSYVVQGAGWTSSYDLRLVEETLTLTWFGLVSQRTGEDWPECELLLSTARPATGTELPELEPWYLHQAEPVLRTAQEAGPVRARVAGAPVPDGGPAPAAAGKARGAGPPPPPVAQPTATLTQGVQAATYRPARPVAVPADGGAHRAVVAVLELAARLDHVTAPVRTPGAHLRATAVNGSEHTLLPGPASVFHGADFVGGTTLPTLAPGEEVEVALGLDDRIRVKRELVRRSDTRATLGSTRRREVEYRISVVNHTPRAARLTVRDQLPVSRGDGITVRELRLDPPPDERAALGELAWHVELPPGDSRDIVVGLRVELAKGVELLGWRE, from the coding sequence ATGACACCACCCTCGCCTCCCGTCGACGCGCCGATAGTCGCCGTGACGGTCTATCCGGACCGGGCCCGGATCACCCGCCGCGCCGACCTGCGGCTGCCCCCCGGCGAGCACCGGGTCCGGATCGGAGCACTCCCGCTCGGCCTGCTCCGCGAGTCGCTGCGGGTCGGCGGGCACGGGCCGGCGACCGTGCTCGGGGTGGACGTGGTGACCGAGGTGCTGCCCCGGGCCACCGAGGGGACCGCCGCCGAGCTGGCACAACGGCGTCGGGAGATCGCCGCCGAACTCGCCGAGCTGGCCGACGCCGAAGCGGTCGAGGGGCAGCGCGCCGACTTCCTGGCCCTGCTCACCCAGCGGGCCGGCGCCAGCTACGCCCGCGCGCTGGCCGCCGGGGACGCCACCCCGGGCGACGTGGCCGGGTTCACCGACTCGGTCGCCGAACAGACCGCCGCCGGCCAGGCCCGGCGCCGGGAGCTGGCCCGCCGCCAGGAGGAGGCCCGGGAGCGGCTCGCCGCGGTCGAGCGGGAGATCGGCGCGCTGGCCGGTCGCCGGTCGCCGGACCGGCTGGCCGCCGAGGTGATCCTGCGGGTCGAGGCGGACGGCGACGGCGGCCCGGCCGACCCGGAGCCGACCGCCGAGGTCCAGCTCGAACTCTCGTACGTCGTGCAGGGCGCCGGCTGGACCTCCTCGTACGACCTGCGGCTGGTCGAGGAGACCCTCACACTCACCTGGTTCGGGCTGGTCAGCCAGCGCACCGGTGAGGACTGGCCGGAGTGCGAGCTGCTGCTCTCCACCGCCCGACCGGCCACCGGCACCGAACTGCCGGAGTTGGAACCGTGGTACCTGCACCAGGCGGAACCGGTGCTCCGGACGGCGCAGGAGGCCGGTCCGGTCCGGGCCCGGGTGGCCGGTGCACCGGTACCCGATGGCGGGCCGGCCCCGGCGGCGGCCGGCAAGGCGCGCGGGGCCGGGCCGCCGCCGCCCCCGGTGGCGCAGCCGACCGCCACCCTGACCCAGGGCGTGCAGGCCGCCACCTACCGGCCGGCCCGTCCGGTGGCGGTACCCGCCGACGGGGGCGCGCACCGGGCCGTCGTCGCCGTACTGGAGCTGGCGGCCCGGCTCGACCACGTCACCGCGCCGGTGCGTACCCCCGGGGCGCACCTGCGGGCCACCGCCGTCAACGGCTCGGAGCACACCCTGCTGCCGGGGCCGGCGTCGGTGTTCCACGGCGCCGACTTCGTCGGTGGCACGACGCTGCCGACCCTGGCGCCGGGCGAGGAGGTGGAGGTGGCGCTCGGGCTGGACGACCGGATCCGGGTCAAGCGGGAACTGGTGCGGCGCAGCGACACCAGGGCGACCCTCGGCTCGACCCGGCGCCGCGAGGTCGAGTACCGGATCAGCGTGGTCAACCACACGCCCAGGGCGGCCCGGCTGACGGTGCGGGACCAGTTGCCGGTCTCGCGCGGCGACGGGATAACGGTCCGGGAGCTGCGCCTCGACCCGCCGCCGGACGAGCGGGCCGCGCTCGGCGAGCTGGCCTGGCACGTCGAGCTGCCGCCCGGCGACTCCCGGGACATCGTCGTCGGGTTGCGGGTGGAACTGGCCAAGGGCGTCGAACTGCTCGGCTGGCGCGAGTAG
- a CDS encoding YjbQ family protein, with protein sequence MQSEVITIRTGSRPVVRDITGEAEQFLSGRGDGLLHVFVPHATAGLAIIETGAGSDDDLLTALDELLPTDDRWRHRHGSPGHGRDHVLPAFLPPYATLPVLAGRLALGTWQSICLVDPNGDNPTRQVRFSFLPVAG encoded by the coding sequence ATGCAGAGTGAGGTGATCACCATCCGGACCGGGTCCCGGCCCGTGGTCCGGGACATCACCGGGGAGGCCGAGCAGTTCCTCTCCGGCCGGGGCGACGGGCTGCTGCACGTCTTCGTGCCGCACGCCACCGCCGGCCTGGCGATCATCGAGACCGGGGCCGGCTCCGACGACGACCTGCTGACCGCACTGGACGAGCTGCTTCCCACCGACGACCGCTGGCGGCACCGGCACGGTTCGCCGGGGCACGGGCGGGACCACGTGCTGCCGGCCTTCCTGCCACCGTACGCGACACTGCCGGTGCTGGCCGGACGGCTGGCGCTGGGCACCTGGCAGTCGATCTGCCTGGTCGACCCGAACGGCGACAACCCCACCCGGCAGGTCCGGTTCTCCTTCCTCCCCGTTGCTGGTTAG
- the aceE gene encoding pyruvate dehydrogenase (acetyl-transferring), homodimeric type, with amino-acid sequence MATERKRPVISDGLPSQLPDIDPEETSEWVESLDGVIDERGAKRARYVMLRLLERARERQVGVPPLTTTDYINTIPPEQEPWFPGDEHIERRIRAYIRWNAAMLVHRAQRPEIGVGGHISTYASSASLYEVGFNHFFRGKNHPGGGDQIFYQGHGSPGMYARAFLEGRLTEHQLDGFRQELSHPGGGLPSYPHPRLMSDFWEFPTVSMGLGGINAIYQARFNRYLQHRGIKDTSDQHVWAFLGDGEMDEVESLGAIGAAAREELDNLTFVINCNLQRLDGPVRGNGKVIQELEAFFRGAGWNVIKVVWGREWDPLLAADTDGALVNLMNTTPDGDYQTYKAESGAYVREHFFGRDPRTRKMVEGLSDDEIWNLKRGGHDYRKLYAAYKAAVGHTGQPTVILAKTIKGWTLGSSFEARNATHQMKKLTLDDLKSFRDRLYLDIPDSALETNPYLPPYFHPGEKSEEMEYLRERRQQLGGYLPSRRTDPAPLPVPGSERFADVKKGSGKQKIATTMAFVRLLKDVMKDREFGKRFVPIIPDEARTFGMDSLFPTQKIYSPHGQKYTSVDRELFLSYKEATTGQILHEGINEAGSVASFTAAGSSYATHGEPMIPLYIFYSMFGFQRTGDAFWAAADQMARGFVLGATAGRTTLNGEGLQHEDGHSHLIAATNPAVVAYDPAFAFEIAHIFEAGLHRMYGEQPENVFYYLTVYNEPILQPVEPAELDVEGLLKGIYRYSPAPSVQGQDGGDAPRANILASGTGMQWALKAQQLLAQDWGVAADVWSVTSWTELRRDAVECEEYNLLHPGDEPRVPYVQRKLADTDGPVVAVSDWMRAVPDLVSRWIPGDYTSLGTDGFGLSDTRHALRRHFHVDAESVAVAALRQLARRGVVPSSAPAEAAKKYAIDDIAAAPVGETGGDS; translated from the coding sequence GTGGCCACGGAACGCAAGCGCCCGGTGATCAGCGACGGCCTGCCGAGCCAGCTTCCGGACATCGACCCCGAAGAAACCAGCGAGTGGGTCGAGTCGCTCGACGGTGTCATCGACGAGCGCGGCGCCAAACGCGCCCGCTACGTCATGCTGCGCCTGCTGGAGCGGGCGCGGGAGCGCCAGGTCGGGGTGCCGCCCCTGACCACCACCGACTACATCAACACCATCCCGCCGGAGCAGGAACCCTGGTTCCCGGGGGACGAGCACATCGAACGGCGGATCCGGGCGTACATCCGGTGGAACGCCGCGATGCTGGTGCACCGGGCGCAGCGGCCGGAGATCGGCGTCGGCGGGCACATCTCCACCTACGCCAGCTCGGCGTCGCTCTACGAGGTCGGCTTCAACCACTTCTTCCGGGGCAAGAACCACCCGGGCGGCGGCGACCAGATCTTCTACCAGGGCCACGGCTCGCCCGGGATGTACGCACGGGCGTTCCTGGAGGGGCGGCTGACCGAGCACCAGCTCGACGGCTTCCGGCAGGAGTTGTCGCACCCGGGCGGCGGGCTGCCGTCCTACCCGCACCCGCGGCTGATGTCGGACTTCTGGGAGTTCCCCACCGTCTCGATGGGGCTGGGCGGGATCAACGCGATCTACCAGGCCCGGTTCAACCGTTACCTCCAGCACCGGGGCATCAAGGACACCTCCGACCAGCACGTCTGGGCGTTCCTCGGCGACGGCGAGATGGACGAGGTGGAGTCGCTCGGCGCGATCGGCGCGGCGGCCCGCGAGGAACTGGACAACCTCACCTTCGTGATCAACTGCAACCTGCAACGGCTGGACGGCCCGGTCCGGGGCAACGGCAAGGTGATCCAGGAGCTGGAGGCGTTCTTCCGGGGGGCCGGCTGGAACGTGATCAAGGTGGTCTGGGGCCGGGAGTGGGACCCGCTGCTGGCGGCGGACACCGACGGCGCGCTCGTCAACCTGATGAACACCACGCCGGACGGCGACTACCAGACCTACAAGGCGGAGTCCGGGGCGTACGTCCGGGAGCACTTCTTCGGCCGTGACCCGCGGACCCGCAAGATGGTCGAGGGGCTCAGCGACGACGAGATCTGGAACCTCAAGCGGGGCGGGCACGACTACCGCAAGCTCTACGCGGCGTACAAGGCTGCGGTGGGGCACACCGGCCAGCCGACCGTCATCCTGGCGAAGACGATCAAGGGCTGGACGCTGGGGTCGAGCTTCGAGGCCCGCAACGCCACGCACCAGATGAAGAAGCTGACCCTGGACGACCTGAAGAGCTTCCGGGACCGGCTCTACCTGGACATCCCCGACTCGGCGCTGGAGACCAACCCCTACCTGCCGCCGTACTTCCACCCCGGCGAGAAGTCCGAGGAGATGGAATACCTTCGCGAGCGGCGCCAGCAGCTCGGCGGCTACCTGCCGAGCCGGCGCACCGATCCGGCACCGCTGCCGGTGCCGGGCAGCGAGCGCTTCGCCGACGTCAAGAAGGGCTCCGGCAAGCAGAAGATCGCCACCACCATGGCGTTCGTCCGGCTGCTCAAGGACGTGATGAAGGACCGCGAGTTCGGCAAGCGGTTCGTGCCGATCATCCCGGACGAGGCGCGGACCTTCGGGATGGACTCGCTCTTCCCGACCCAGAAGATCTACTCGCCGCACGGCCAGAAGTACACCTCGGTGGACCGGGAGCTGTTCCTGTCCTACAAGGAGGCGACCACCGGGCAGATCCTGCACGAGGGGATCAACGAGGCGGGTTCGGTGGCCTCGTTCACCGCCGCCGGTTCGTCGTACGCCACGCACGGCGAGCCGATGATCCCGCTGTACATCTTCTACTCGATGTTCGGCTTCCAGCGCACCGGTGACGCGTTCTGGGCGGCGGCCGACCAGATGGCCCGGGGCTTCGTGCTCGGCGCCACCGCCGGGCGTACCACGCTGAACGGCGAGGGGCTGCAACACGAGGACGGGCACTCGCACCTGATCGCCGCGACCAACCCGGCCGTGGTGGCGTACGACCCGGCGTTCGCCTTCGAGATCGCGCACATCTTCGAGGCCGGCCTGCACCGGATGTACGGCGAGCAGCCGGAGAACGTCTTCTATTACCTGACCGTCTACAACGAGCCGATCCTGCAGCCGGTCGAGCCGGCCGAGCTGGACGTCGAGGGCCTGCTCAAGGGGATCTACCGGTACTCGCCGGCCCCCTCGGTGCAGGGGCAGGACGGCGGCGACGCGCCCCGGGCGAACATTCTCGCCTCCGGCACCGGCATGCAGTGGGCGCTGAAGGCGCAGCAGCTGCTGGCCCAGGACTGGGGGGTGGCGGCGGACGTCTGGTCGGTCACCTCCTGGACCGAGCTGCGCCGGGACGCGGTGGAGTGCGAGGAGTACAACCTCCTGCATCCGGGCGACGAGCCGCGGGTGCCGTACGTCCAGCGCAAGCTGGCCGACACCGACGGACCGGTGGTGGCGGTCAGCGACTGGATGCGGGCCGTTCCCGACCTGGTCTCGCGGTGGATTCCCGGCGACTACACCTCGCTCGGCACCGACGGTTTCGGGCTCTCGGACACCCGGCACGCGCTGCGCCGGCACTTCCACGTCGACGCCGAGTCGGTGGCGGTGGCGGCGCTGCGGCAGCTGGCCCGGCGCGGTGTGGTGCCGTCGTCGGCGCCGGCCGAGGCCGCGAAGAAGTACGCGATCGACGACATCGCGGCGGCGCCGGTGGGCGAGACCGGCGGGGACTCCTGA
- a CDS encoding SRPBCC family protein, with protein MMLIERSTRVDAPIEAVWDLVQRAEHLPGWLAGVRQAEVLSGEGIGRRQRVHGPGRALDAEVIAYQEPTLIAWRERAEGSGARAEARTEVYVELAPEDDGTSVRLIMVRWPAGPVSGALLRWGMRRVGADLEGSLARLTGLATVG; from the coding sequence ATGATGCTCATCGAACGCAGCACGCGGGTCGACGCGCCGATCGAGGCGGTGTGGGACCTGGTCCAGCGGGCCGAACACCTGCCGGGCTGGCTGGCCGGGGTACGCCAGGCCGAGGTCCTCTCCGGGGAGGGGATCGGCCGCCGGCAGCGGGTGCACGGGCCGGGCCGGGCGCTGGACGCCGAGGTGATCGCATACCAGGAGCCGACCCTGATCGCCTGGCGCGAGCGGGCCGAGGGCTCCGGCGCCCGGGCCGAGGCGCGCACCGAGGTCTACGTCGAACTGGCCCCCGAGGACGACGGCACCTCGGTACGCCTGATCATGGTCCGCTGGCCCGCCGGCCCGGTCAGCGGGGCGCTGCTGCGCTGGGGGATGCGCCGGGTCGGCGCCGACCTGGAGGGCTCGCTCGCCCGGCTCACCGGGCTGGCCACCGTCGGCTGA
- the gltX gene encoding glutamate--tRNA ligase, with the protein MTVRVRFAPSPTGMFHVGGARSALQNWIFAKQQGGVFVLRIEDTDAARNRPEWTEGILSALDWIGIARGSYEGPYLQSANAGEHRDAATRLHRSGRAYYCDCTREAVQARTGSQYQGYDGFCRDRGLEPGPGRALRFRTPDEGETVVVDLVRGEPTFENRLIEDFVIARADGSAVFLLANVVDDMVMGITHVIRAEEHLPNTPKQQLLWDALGVKPPVWAHVPVVVNEKRQKLSKRRDKVALEAYRDEGYLADAMRNYLMLLGWAPSGDREIVPWSVIESEFRLAEVNPSPAFFDEKKLRAFNGEYIRALPADEFVAACQPWLTGTDTIAPPPWQPADFDPAAFAAVAPLAQTRIAVLGEIVPNVDFLFLDSPLVDEAAWAKSMKEGSAELLDEATAAFEALPEWAAEPLKAALEEVGAARGLKLGKAQAPVRVAVTGRSVGLPLFESLAVLGRERTLARLRAARLRLV; encoded by the coding sequence GTGACGGTACGCGTACGCTTCGCCCCCTCCCCGACCGGGATGTTCCACGTCGGCGGTGCCCGCTCGGCCCTACAGAACTGGATCTTCGCCAAGCAGCAGGGCGGGGTCTTCGTGCTGCGGATCGAGGACACCGACGCGGCCCGCAACCGGCCGGAGTGGACCGAGGGCATCCTCTCCGCGCTGGACTGGATCGGGATCGCCCGGGGCAGCTACGAGGGGCCGTACCTCCAGTCCGCGAACGCGGGCGAGCACCGCGACGCCGCCACCCGGCTGCACCGCTCCGGCCGGGCGTACTACTGCGACTGCACCCGGGAGGCGGTGCAGGCCCGCACCGGCTCGCAGTACCAGGGCTACGACGGCTTCTGCCGGGACCGCGGCCTGGAGCCGGGGCCGGGGCGGGCGCTGCGGTTCCGCACCCCGGACGAGGGCGAGACCGTGGTCGTCGACCTGGTACGCGGCGAGCCCACCTTCGAGAACAGGCTGATCGAGGACTTCGTCATCGCCCGCGCCGACGGCTCGGCGGTCTTCCTGCTGGCAAACGTCGTCGACGACATGGTCATGGGCATCACGCACGTGATCCGGGCCGAGGAGCACCTGCCGAACACACCCAAGCAGCAGCTCCTCTGGGACGCCCTCGGGGTCAAGCCGCCGGTCTGGGCACACGTGCCGGTGGTGGTGAACGAGAAACGGCAGAAGCTCTCCAAGCGGCGCGACAAGGTGGCCCTGGAGGCGTACCGGGACGAGGGCTACCTCGCCGACGCGATGCGCAACTACCTGATGCTGCTCGGCTGGGCTCCCTCCGGCGACCGGGAGATCGTGCCGTGGTCGGTGATCGAGTCCGAGTTCCGGCTCGCCGAGGTGAACCCGTCGCCGGCGTTCTTCGACGAGAAGAAGCTGCGGGCCTTCAACGGCGAGTACATCCGGGCGCTGCCGGCCGACGAGTTCGTCGCGGCCTGCCAGCCGTGGCTGACCGGCACCGACACGATCGCCCCGCCGCCCTGGCAGCCGGCCGACTTCGACCCGGCCGCGTTCGCCGCGGTGGCGCCGCTGGCCCAGACCCGGATCGCCGTGCTCGGCGAGATCGTGCCGAACGTCGACTTCCTCTTCCTCGACTCGCCGCTCGTCGACGAGGCGGCCTGGGCGAAGAGCATGAAGGAGGGTTCGGCCGAGCTGCTGGACGAGGCGACCGCCGCCTTCGAGGCGCTGCCGGAGTGGGCGGCCGAGCCGCTGAAGGCGGCCCTGGAGGAGGTCGGCGCCGCCCGGGGGCTGAAACTCGGCAAGGCACAGGCCCCGGTCCGGGTGGCCGTCACCGGTCGCAGCGTCGGGCTGCCGCTCTTCGAGTCACTTGCCGTACTCGGCCGGGAGCGCACCCTCGCCCGGTTGCGCGCCGCCCGGCTCCGGCTGGTCTGA